DNA from Leishmania mexicana MHOM/GT/2001/U1103 complete genome, chromosome 9:
gagatgGGTATGGAGTGGAACGGGGAGGAAGGTGTAGTGTACATGGCGTCGTCTTCACATTAGCCAAAAGCGAGAACGCGAGGCGAATAATGAAGCAGAGAAACACTTGTCTGAGAACTGCGCATTGCTCACTTTTACTTGAAATAatgcctctctcctccgaTAACACGTCGCCCTGCACGCGCCACTAACCCATTCAAGGACGAAAGATAAAGAACGAGCAAATGGCAACGAGCGCCAGTATCACCGCGATACCGAAGTAGTTGTTCGCTGCCGTGATGGAGGCTTGCTTAACCTTATCCGCATCGTCTGGGTGCACGTCACCGATGTAGTAGCGCGCAAGCTCCTCCACGGCGCTCTCTGAGTGGCCCACGGCGTTGAAATCGCTCGTGCCATCCTTGCCCGCTACGCTGAGAAGTGTGTCGACGCCTCCCGGGTGCTGATCCACAAATTTTGTGATGTCATACACCTTTAAATCCTTGATGAACCACAGGTCATTTTCCGTGATGTGCTTCTCCACTTCACTCAAGTGAATGTAGTTAGAGGCCATTGTCGCAACAGACCGGTCGGGAGAAGGGTCGAAGCCTGCACGCGTCGAACGCAGAGCTTTTTATTCGGTGTAAGTTGTAAGGTTCGCTTGACCAAACAAGAGCGGAACGCGCAAGCAAAAAAGGAACGGAGGCCTAGAGAGTATACAAGGCCGATGAAAGGCAGATATTATGATGATTTTGGATCCAACTGCGTGAAGGAAGCACATAACAAAACACCACAGACGATTGAGGAGATGCGGGGAAAACACCGCTCTCAGATATACCGATCAGGGCACACATTGCACGTACAACAACACAGGGAAAGCGCGTACACACAAACAGCCACGATAACAGAAATGTGGGAGGTGAGAAGCACGGTAGGACGTAGTCAGCCGCCAATCATGGGGACGAGAGCATTGGGAGAGAAAACGaggaaagagcagcagcgtcagtgCCCCACACAGCGCTCCAAGAACGCTTACCTACGCAAAGTGCCTCACTACCGCCCTCCTTCGTGGTCTCGGAAACGCTACGCGGAGGGAAAGAGGCAGAGACTCCATATTCCAGCTGCCACAGCGATCACGAGAAAACTTCGTTGAGCAGCGACCGCTGAGACGAGCACACTTACGATCCCTCTCTTCGTTTTGCTCAGGCGCTCTCTCGAGCACAGGCGGTCTGCGCACCGAGGCTGTCTTTTGCA
Protein-coding regions in this window:
- a CDS encoding putative cytochrome b5-like protein; the protein is MASNYIHLSEVEKHITENDLWFIKDLKVYDITKFVDQHPGGVDTLLSVAGKDGTSDFNAVGHSESAVEELARYYIGDVHPDDADKVKQASITAANNYFGIAVILALVAICSFFIFRP